One Jannaschia sp. GRR-S6-38 genomic window carries:
- the nusA gene encoding transcription termination factor NusA produces MAITSANQLELLQIADAVAREKMIDPGLVIEAMEESLARAAKSRYGSEMDIRVSIDRKTGQATFTRQRTVTDEDAIENEKAQIPGDAATQAVTQAKPDIFVTRRKVTLFDEEGEKTGEREVRAFNLRKPTEVDRMKTEGVDQDTPPQEGDILVDVVPPVDMGRIAAQSAKQVILQKVREAERDRQFEEFKDRAGQIINGLVKREEYGNIIVDIGAGEAVLRRNDKIGRESYRPGDRIRVYIKDVRREPRGPQIFLSRTAPEFMEELFKMEVPEIYDGVIEIKACARDPGSRAKIAVISYDSSIDPVGACVGMRGSRVQAVVNELQGEKIDIIPWTDDAATFLVNALQPAEVTKVVIDEDAERIEVVVPEEQLSLAIGRRGQNVRLASQLTGLDIDILTEEEESKRRQAEFEERTKLFMDTLDLDEFFAQLLVSEGFTNLEEVAYVELDELLVIDGVDEDTANELQARARDYLEAQNAKALAVARENGLQDDLANFEGLTPQMLEALSKDGVTSLEEFARCADWELAGGWTVVGGERQKDDGLLEPFDVSLEEAQDMIMTARVMLGWVTPEEVVGTSEEDEQAAPEEAGA; encoded by the coding sequence ATGGCCATCACATCCGCAAACCAGCTGGAGCTTCTCCAGATCGCCGACGCGGTCGCCCGCGAGAAGATGATCGACCCGGGCCTCGTGATCGAGGCCATGGAGGAGAGCCTCGCCCGCGCGGCCAAGTCGCGCTACGGCTCCGAGATGGACATTCGCGTGTCCATCGACCGCAAGACGGGCCAGGCGACCTTCACGCGCCAGCGCACCGTCACCGACGAGGACGCGATCGAGAACGAGAAGGCGCAGATCCCCGGCGACGCCGCCACGCAGGCCGTGACGCAGGCGAAGCCGGACATCTTCGTCACCCGTCGCAAGGTCACGCTCTTCGACGAGGAAGGTGAGAAGACCGGCGAGCGCGAGGTGCGCGCCTTCAACCTGCGCAAGCCCACCGAGGTGGACCGCATGAAGACCGAGGGCGTCGACCAGGATACGCCGCCGCAGGAGGGTGACATCCTGGTGGATGTCGTGCCGCCCGTCGACATGGGCCGCATCGCCGCGCAATCGGCCAAGCAGGTGATCCTGCAGAAGGTCCGGGAAGCCGAGCGCGACCGCCAGTTCGAAGAGTTCAAGGACCGCGCCGGCCAGATCATCAACGGTCTCGTCAAGCGCGAGGAATACGGCAACATCATCGTCGATATCGGCGCCGGCGAAGCCGTGCTGCGCCGCAACGACAAGATCGGCCGCGAGAGCTACCGCCCCGGCGACCGCATCCGCGTCTACATCAAGGATGTCCGCCGCGAGCCGCGCGGGCCCCAGATCTTCCTGTCGCGCACCGCGCCCGAGTTCATGGAAGAGCTGTTCAAGATGGAGGTGCCGGAGATCTATGACGGCGTCATCGAGATCAAGGCCTGCGCCCGCGATCCGGGATCGCGCGCCAAGATCGCCGTGATCTCCTACGACAGCTCGATCGACCCCGTGGGCGCCTGCGTCGGCATGCGCGGCAGCCGCGTGCAGGCCGTCGTCAACGAGCTGCAGGGCGAGAAGATCGACATCATCCCCTGGACCGACGACGCGGCGACGTTCCTCGTGAACGCGCTGCAGCCCGCCGAGGTGACCAAGGTCGTCATCGACGAGGATGCCGAGCGCATCGAGGTCGTCGTGCCCGAGGAGCAGCTGTCGCTGGCCATCGGCCGCCGCGGCCAGAACGTGCGCCTCGCGTCGCAGCTGACCGGGCTCGATATCGACATCCTGACCGAGGAAGAGGAATCGAAGCGCCGCCAGGCCGAGTTCGAGGAGCGAACCAAGCTCTTCATGGACACGCTGGATCTCGACGAGTTCTTCGCCCAGCTCCTGGTCTCCGAAGGGTTCACCAATCTCGAGGAGGTCGCCTATGTCGAGCTCGACGAGCTTTTGGTGATCGACGGCGTCGACGAGGACACCGCCAACGAGCTGCAGGCCCGTGCCCGCGACTATCTCGAGGCGCAGAACGCCAAGGCCCTGGCCGTTGCCCGCGAGAACGGACTGCAGGACGACCTGGCCAATTTCGAGGGCCTCACCCCGCAGATGCTGGAGGCGCTGTCGAAGGACGGCGTCACCTCGCTGGAGGAGTTCGCGCGCTGCGCCGATTGGGAGCTGGCCGGCGGCTGGACCGTCGTCGGCGGCGAGCGCCAGAAGGATGATGGCCTGTTGGAACCCTTCGACGTCTCGCTGGAGGAGGCGCAGGACATGATCATGACCGCCCGCGTGATGTTGGGCTGGGTCACTCCGGAGGAGGTCGTCGGCACCTCCGAGGAGGACGAGCAAGCCGCACCAGAGGAGGCCGGGGCGTGA
- the rimP gene encoding ribosome maturation factor RimP, giving the protein MSDLIAKTALDKRLAEIVAPVIEDMGYELVRLRLMSGKTATLQVMADLPEGGIEVDALAEISQALSAVLDVEDPIEGEYTLEVSSPGIDRPLTRLKDFDVWEGYEARVETEELIDGQRRFKGALAGTEGSEVLIEIERGGETLTIGLQFEWLSDAKLILTDELIRDVLNSRKDKGQIDPAQFDEVTTLMDGEED; this is encoded by the coding sequence ATGTCCGACCTGATCGCCAAGACCGCGCTCGACAAGCGCCTGGCCGAAATCGTGGCCCCCGTCATCGAGGACATGGGCTACGAGCTGGTGCGCCTGCGGCTGATGTCCGGCAAGACGGCCACGCTGCAGGTGATGGCCGATCTGCCCGAGGGCGGGATCGAGGTCGACGCGCTGGCCGAGATCAGCCAGGCGCTGTCGGCGGTGCTGGATGTCGAGGACCCGATCGAGGGCGAATACACGCTCGAGGTCTCCTCGCCCGGGATCGACCGGCCGCTGACGCGGCTGAAGGATTTCGACGTCTGGGAAGGCTACGAGGCCCGCGTCGAGACCGAGGAGTTGATCGACGGTCAGCGGCGCTTCAAGGGCGCGCTGGCCGGGACCGAGGGCTCCGAGGTTCTGATCGAGATCGAGCGCGGCGGCGAGACGCTGACCATCGGGCTGCAATTCGAATGGCTGTCCGACGCCAAGCTGATCCTGACGGACGAGCTGATCCGCGACGTGCTGAACAGCCGCAAGGACAAGGGCCAGATCGACCCGGCCCAATTCGACGAAGTGACGACACTCATGGACGGTGAGGAAGACTGA
- a CDS encoding FAD-dependent oxidoreductase, whose protein sequence is MPQITLALSDIPEGVPHKPEDADVILIRAGDSVTALGHLCPHYGLPLAKGVIRDGALICPFHHACFDARTGRQAQPPGHGDLSRFAVTVADGRVTVELPADAVPHAPPAHGGQGLDTRRVVLAGAGAAAEECALRLRESGFEGVIEMIAPGTLPPYDRTMLSKAALAGKKGAADLVLTDAEGLAARDIARIDGRIAKVEPGRVTLADGGTHAFDRLLVAPGGEPIRPDLPGIDLAGIHTLRSVEEAEALSEAAGAAKRVALIGGGFIGMEGALTLAKRGCDVTVVMREDVPLERVLGTRVGRAIMAEHEDAGVRFVAGAEVEGFDGDGAVSAIRLKGGAPVEADLVVLAMGVKPATGAIEGLPLEKDGGVRVAEDLSVPGLDGVFVAGDCAHAPTPFGAARIEHWRVARQHGARVARGIAGGTAGLADIPFFWTALARQYRYLGHAEDWDEILFDGAPEDGPFLARYVKDGQVMAALTAGRDADLAALHLRMAAASGPVPA, encoded by the coding sequence ATGCCGCAGATCACACTCGCCCTGTCCGATATCCCCGAAGGTGTCCCGCACAAGCCTGAGGACGCCGATGTCATCCTGATCCGCGCCGGCGATTCGGTGACCGCGCTGGGCCATCTCTGCCCGCATTACGGCCTGCCGCTGGCCAAGGGCGTGATCCGCGACGGCGCGCTGATCTGTCCCTTCCACCACGCCTGCTTCGACGCGCGGACCGGCCGCCAGGCGCAGCCGCCGGGCCATGGCGATCTCAGCCGCTTCGCGGTGACGGTGGCCGATGGCCGGGTGACCGTCGAGCTGCCCGCCGACGCCGTGCCCCACGCGCCGCCCGCGCATGGCGGGCAGGGGCTCGATACCCGCCGCGTGGTCCTCGCCGGCGCGGGCGCCGCGGCGGAGGAATGTGCGCTCAGGCTGCGCGAGTCCGGCTTCGAGGGCGTGATCGAGATGATCGCGCCGGGGACCCTGCCGCCCTATGACCGCACGATGCTGTCCAAGGCCGCGCTGGCCGGGAAGAAGGGCGCCGCCGACCTCGTTCTGACCGATGCCGAGGGGCTGGCCGCGCGCGACATCGCCCGCATCGACGGTCGCATCGCGAAGGTCGAGCCGGGCCGCGTCACGCTGGCCGATGGCGGCACCCACGCCTTCGACCGGCTGCTGGTCGCGCCCGGGGGCGAGCCGATCCGGCCCGACCTGCCCGGCATCGACCTGGCGGGCATCCACACGCTCCGCTCCGTCGAGGAGGCCGAGGCGTTGTCGGAAGCGGCCGGCGCGGCGAAGCGCGTCGCGCTGATCGGCGGCGGCTTCATCGGGATGGAGGGGGCGCTGACCCTGGCCAAGCGGGGCTGCGACGTGACCGTCGTCATGCGCGAGGACGTGCCGCTGGAGCGCGTGCTGGGCACGCGCGTCGGCCGCGCGATCATGGCCGAGCACGAGGATGCGGGCGTCCGCTTCGTCGCGGGGGCCGAGGTCGAGGGCTTCGATGGAGACGGGGCGGTTTCGGCGATCCGACTAAAGGGCGGCGCGCCCGTCGAAGCCGATCTGGTGGTGTTGGCGATGGGCGTGAAGCCCGCGACCGGCGCGATCGAAGGCCTTCCGCTGGAGAAGGACGGCGGCGTCCGCGTGGCCGAGGATCTGTCCGTGCCGGGCCTCGACGGGGTCTTCGTGGCGGGCGATTGCGCCCATGCGCCCACGCCCTTCGGCGCCGCCCGGATCGAGCATTGGCGCGTCGCCCGCCAGCACGGCGCCCGCGTCGCGCGCGGCATCGCGGGGGGCACCGCCGGGCTGGCCGACATCCCGTTCTTCTGGACGGCGCTCGCCCGGCAATACCGCTATCTCGGCCATGCCGAGGATTGGGACGAGATCCTGTTCGACGGCGCGCCCGAGGACGGGCCCTTCCTGGCCCGCTACGTGAAGGACGGCCAGGTCATGGCGGCGCTGACCGCGGGTCGGGATGCCGACCTCGCCGCGCTGCATCTGCGCATGGCGGCGGCGAGCGGCCCGGTCCCGGCCTGA
- a CDS encoding I78 family peptidase inhibitor: MRHAIPLLVLLAACQFEDEAIDDPCRAREYGALVGTNIAAVSLPAELNHRIVGPDTAVTMDFMPDRLNVLVDRQGRIFGLRCG; encoded by the coding sequence ATGCGACACGCGATCCCCCTTCTGGTCCTTCTGGCGGCCTGCCAGTTCGAGGACGAGGCCATCGACGATCCCTGCCGCGCCCGGGAATACGGGGCGCTGGTCGGCACCAATATCGCGGCGGTCAGCCTGCCCGCCGAGCTGAACCACCGGATCGTCGGGCCCGACACGGCGGTGACGATGGATTTCATGCCCGACCGGCTGAACGTGCTGGTCGACCGGCAGGGCCGGATCTTCGGCCTGCGCTGCGGTTGA
- a CDS encoding S-(hydroxymethyl)glutathione dehydrogenase/class III alcohol dehydrogenase has translation MRTKAAVAVQAGKPLEIMEVNLEGPKAGEVLVEIKATGICHTDEFTLSGADPEGLFPAILGHEGAGVVVDVGPGVTSLKKGDHVIPLYTPECRECEYCLNPKTNLCQSIRSTQGQGLMPDGTSRFSTLDGDPILHYMGCSTFANHTVLPEIALAKVRSDAPFDKICYIGCGVTTGIGAVINTAKVEIGSTAIVFGLGGIGLNVIQGLRLAGADQIVGVDLNPDKKPMAERFGMTDFVNPKEVAGDLVAHLVELTGGGADYTFDATGNVQVMRTALESAHKGWGESVIIGVAPAGAEIATRPFQLVTGRVWRGTAFGGARGRTDVPKIVDWYMDGKIEIDPMITHHLSLDEINKGFDLMHAGESIRSVVTY, from the coding sequence ATGCGCACCAAGGCCGCCGTCGCCGTGCAAGCGGGCAAGCCGCTCGAAATCATGGAGGTCAATCTCGAGGGGCCCAAGGCGGGCGAGGTGCTGGTCGAGATCAAGGCCACCGGCATCTGCCATACCGACGAATTCACCCTCTCGGGCGCCGATCCGGAGGGGCTGTTCCCCGCGATCCTGGGCCATGAGGGCGCGGGCGTGGTGGTGGATGTGGGCCCCGGCGTGACCTCGCTGAAGAAGGGCGATCACGTCATCCCGCTCTACACGCCCGAATGCCGCGAATGCGAATACTGCCTGAACCCCAAGACCAACCTCTGCCAGTCGATCCGCTCCACGCAGGGGCAGGGGCTGATGCCGGACGGCACCTCGCGATTCTCGACGCTCGATGGCGATCCGATCCTGCATTACATGGGCTGCTCGACCTTCGCCAACCACACCGTCCTGCCCGAGATCGCGCTGGCCAAGGTTCGCTCCGACGCGCCGTTCGACAAGATCTGCTATATCGGCTGCGGCGTGACCACGGGCATCGGCGCGGTCATCAACACCGCCAAGGTCGAGATCGGCTCGACCGCCATCGTCTTCGGTCTGGGCGGCATCGGGCTCAACGTGATCCAGGGCCTGCGTCTGGCGGGCGCCGACCAGATCGTCGGCGTCGATCTGAACCCCGATAAGAAGCCTATGGCCGAACGGTTCGGCATGACCGATTTCGTGAACCCCAAGGAGGTCGCGGGCGACTTGGTCGCGCATCTGGTCGAGCTGACCGGCGGCGGCGCGGATTACACGTTTGACGCGACCGGAAACGTGCAGGTGATGCGCACCGCGCTGGAATCGGCGCATAAGGGCTGGGGTGAGAGCGTCATCATCGGCGTGGCCCCGGCAGGCGCCGAGATCGCGACGCGCCCCTTCCAGCTGGTCACCGGGCGCGTCTGGCGCGGCACGGCCTTCGGCGGCGCGCGCGGCCGGACCGACGTGCCGAAGATCGTCGACTGGTACATGGACGGCAAGATCGAGATCGATCCGATGATCACCCATCACCTGTCGCTCGACGAGATCAACAAGGGGTTTGACCTGATGCATGCGGGCGAAAGCATCCGCAGCGTCGTCACCTATTGA
- a CDS encoding NYN domain-containing protein: MSQRDRPLLAVLIDADNIPAKFAQAVMKEITSLGEPGLRRVYGDWSSGQLRGWSDKVLELGLVAHQETANTKGKNASDIGLVIDAMDVLHTGRFDAFVLVSSDSDFTRLASRIREEGLEVIGIGEGKAPESLRNVCNRFIMIENIVDEPQPEAGGRAASRKQQPQDALPLILRAMERMDQDDEWYALGALGSQIVAEAPDFDTRTYGKRKLSDLVGEIKRLETRMQGTQMMVRRVD; encoded by the coding sequence ATGTCCCAGCGCGACCGCCCGCTCCTCGCCGTTCTCATCGACGCCGACAACATCCCCGCCAAATTCGCGCAGGCGGTGATGAAGGAGATCACCTCGCTGGGCGAGCCGGGCCTGCGCCGGGTCTATGGCGACTGGTCCTCGGGGCAACTGCGGGGCTGGTCCGACAAGGTGCTGGAGCTGGGGCTGGTCGCGCATCAGGAGACGGCCAACACCAAGGGCAAGAACGCCTCCGATATCGGGCTGGTGATCGACGCGATGGACGTACTGCATACCGGGCGCTTCGACGCCTTCGTGCTGGTCTCCTCGGATAGCGACTTCACGCGCCTCGCCTCGCGCATCCGCGAGGAGGGACTGGAGGTGATCGGCATCGGCGAGGGTAAGGCCCCCGAAAGCCTGCGCAACGTCTGCAATCGCTTCATCATGATCGAGAACATCGTCGACGAGCCGCAGCCGGAAGCCGGCGGCCGCGCGGCCAGCCGGAAGCAGCAGCCGCAGGACGCGCTGCCGCTCATCCTGCGCGCGATGGAACGGATGGACCAAGACGACGAATGGTACGCGCTGGGCGCGCTGGGCAGCCAGATCGTCGCCGAGGCGCCCGATTTCGACACGCGGACCTACGGCAAGCGCAAGCTCTCGGACCTCGTGGGCGAGATCAAGCGGCTGGAGACGCGGATGCAGGGCACGCAGATGATGGTGCGCCGGGTCGACTAG
- a CDS encoding MarR family winged helix-turn-helix transcriptional regulator — protein MNDARPETEAREEAERLAVALFSEMLTADQLVRARLSRALPKGMELSHFVVLNHLAQMQAERSPAELARSFHVTRGAMTNTLAKLEWAGHVHIRPDWDDARRKRVSISRAGLAAREAALGAIRPILTRVVREVGAHRARAAIPVLREIRIRFEGSDDAG, from the coding sequence ATGAACGACGCCCGCCCCGAGACCGAAGCCCGGGAGGAAGCCGAGCGGCTGGCCGTCGCGCTCTTCTCCGAGATGCTGACCGCGGACCAACTGGTCCGCGCGCGCCTCAGCCGTGCGCTGCCCAAGGGGATGGAGCTGTCGCATTTCGTCGTGCTGAACCACCTCGCGCAGATGCAGGCCGAACGCTCGCCCGCCGAATTGGCGCGCAGCTTTCACGTCACCCGGGGCGCGATGACCAACACCCTGGCCAAGCTGGAATGGGCCGGGCATGTGCATATCCGGCCCGACTGGGACGACGCCCGGCGCAAGCGCGTCTCGATCAGCCGCGCCGGGCTGGCCGCCCGCGAGGCCGCGTTGGGCGCGATCCGGCCGATCCTGACCCGCGTCGTACGCGAAGTGGGCGCGCATCGCGCCCGCGCGGCGATCCCGGTGCTGCGCGAGATCCGGATCCGCTTCGAAGGCTCCGACGATGCCGGCTGA
- a CDS encoding carbon-nitrogen hydrolase family protein, which translates to MRVGLVQLTASDDPEANLPETLGHVAEAARQGAGFVLTPEVTNCVSTDRARQRDVLRPEAEDPTLAALRQAARAHGIWLLIGSLALRSADPQGRFANRSFLVAPDGSVAARYDKIHMFDVAVDATETYRESAGYRPGECATLAQTPFAPIGMTICYDIRFPALYRRLAQAGAQILTVPSAFSPVTGAAHWEVLLRARAIETGCFVLAPAQTGSHPAAEGRARRTWGHSMAVAPWGEVLLDAGVEPGAYVCEVDLEAVAAARGRVPSLANEPRWEGP; encoded by the coding sequence ATGAGGGTCGGGCTGGTCCAGCTCACCGCCTCCGACGATCCGGAGGCCAACCTGCCCGAAACGCTGGGCCATGTCGCCGAGGCCGCCCGACAGGGCGCAGGCTTCGTCCTGACCCCCGAAGTCACAAATTGCGTCTCGACCGATCGCGCGCGCCAGCGCGACGTGCTGCGCCCGGAAGCGGAGGACCCCACGCTGGCCGCGCTGCGGCAGGCCGCGCGCGCGCATGGCATCTGGCTGCTGATCGGCAGCCTGGCCCTGCGCAGCGCCGATCCGCAGGGGCGGTTCGCCAACCGGTCCTTCCTGGTGGCACCCGACGGCAGCGTCGCGGCGCGCTACGACAAGATTCACATGTTCGACGTGGCGGTCGACGCGACTGAGACCTATCGCGAATCGGCGGGTTACCGGCCCGGGGAGTGCGCGACGCTCGCGCAGACGCCCTTCGCCCCGATCGGCATGACGATCTGCTACGACATCCGCTTTCCCGCGCTCTATCGCCGCCTCGCGCAGGCCGGGGCGCAGATCCTGACCGTGCCCTCGGCCTTTTCCCCGGTCACCGGCGCCGCGCATTGGGAGGTGCTGCTGCGCGCCCGGGCGATCGAGACGGGCTGTTTCGTGCTGGCGCCGGCGCAGACCGGGTCCCATCCGGCGGCGGAAGGACGGGCACGCCGGACATGGGGCCATTCGATGGCCGTCGCACCCTGGGGCGAGGTGCTGCTCGATGCCGGGGTCGAGCCCGGCGCCTATGTCTGCGAGGTCGACCTCGAAGCGGTGGCCGCGGCGCGCGGCCGGGTGCCGTCGCTCGCGAACGAGCCGCGTTGGGAGGGACCATGA
- the grxC gene encoding glutaredoxin 3 gives MTTVEVYTQPLCGFCTAAIRLLKAKGAQVVEHDVSTAPGKRAEMMQRANGRRTTPQIFVGDTHVGGCDDLYALDSAGKLEPLLATG, from the coding sequence ATGACCACCGTCGAAGTCTACACCCAGCCGCTTTGCGGTTTCTGCACCGCCGCGATCCGCCTGCTGAAGGCGAAGGGCGCGCAGGTCGTCGAGCACGACGTCTCGACCGCCCCGGGCAAGCGCGCCGAGATGATGCAACGCGCCAATGGCCGCCGCACCACGCCGCAGATCTTCGTGGGCGACACCCATGTCGGCGGCTGCGACGATCTCTATGCGCTGGACTCCGCGGGCAAGCTGGAACCGCTTCTCGCGACCGGATGA
- a CDS encoding ComF family protein, giving the protein MPQGLQTPGRHAGRIVAGLRDMLYPNRCLTCEARVEDRGGLCPDCWRDTPFISGAACGLCGVPLPGADDGPAHCDECLTLARPWDEGRAALRYAGGGRRIALAFKHGDRTEMAPALAAWMYRRARDLVGPETVFVPVPLHRWRLLRRRYNQSALLAGALAARSGGTFAPLALERVRHTPSQDHRGVSDRFANLAGAIRLAAAADLAGRHVALVDDVMTSGATMAACADALRRGGAARITALVLARVAKDG; this is encoded by the coding sequence ATGCCGCAAGGTTTGCAAACGCCGGGGCGGCACGCGGGACGGATCGTCGCGGGGCTGCGCGACATGCTCTATCCCAACCGCTGCCTGACCTGCGAGGCCCGGGTCGAGGATCGCGGCGGGCTCTGCCCCGATTGCTGGCGCGACACGCCCTTCATCTCGGGCGCGGCCTGCGGGCTCTGCGGCGTGCCGCTGCCCGGCGCCGATGACGGCCCGGCGCATTGCGACGAATGCCTCACCCTCGCGCGGCCCTGGGACGAGGGACGGGCCGCGCTCCGCTATGCCGGGGGCGGGCGGCGCATCGCGCTGGCCTTCAAGCATGGCGACCGGACCGAGATGGCGCCGGCGCTGGCCGCCTGGATGTATCGCCGGGCCCGCGACCTGGTCGGCCCCGAGACCGTCTTCGTCCCCGTCCCCCTGCATCGCTGGCGCCTTCTGCGGCGGCGCTACAACCAGTCGGCCCTGCTGGCCGGGGCCCTCGCCGCGCGCAGCGGCGGGACCTTCGCGCCGCTGGCGCTGGAGCGGGTGCGCCACACGCCGAGCCAGGATCATCGCGGCGTGTCCGACCGCTTCGCGAACCTGGCGGGGGCGATCCGGCTGGCCGCGGCGGCCGACCTCGCCGGACGCCACGTGGCGCTGGTCGACGACGTGATGACCTCGGGCGCGACGATGGCGGCCTGTGCCGACGCGCTGCGACGCGGCGGCGCGGCACGGATCACCGCGCTGGTCCTCGCCCGCGTTGCGAAGGACGGCTGA
- a CDS encoding methyltransferase domain-containing protein, translating to MSREPLTDRHALALHRARADGTAWFLHEAAMDELEERLKDVNRSFTKPAIVTGQQELWSGFRPGARVVADTDTLALEPEAHDLVIHAMALHWADDPVGQLIQCRRALQPDGLMMVATLGGETLTELRAALAEAEAQVTGGLSPRVGPMGEVRDLGALLQRAGLALPVADVTTQAVRYRDLPHLARDLRAMGESNALAQRHRSTPPRDLFSVANQIYKDAFPDGDGIRATFQTVYLTGWAPSEDQPKPLRPGSAQARLADALGVKELGSEDR from the coding sequence ATGTCCCGAGAGCCCCTGACCGATCGCCACGCCCTGGCCCTGCACCGCGCCCGCGCCGACGGAACCGCATGGTTTCTGCACGAGGCGGCGATGGACGAGCTGGAGGAGAGGCTGAAGGACGTTAACAGAAGCTTTACGAAGCCCGCGATCGTGACCGGCCAGCAGGAACTCTGGTCCGGGTTTCGGCCGGGGGCGCGCGTCGTGGCCGATACGGACACGCTCGCGCTGGAGCCGGAGGCGCATGATCTCGTGATCCACGCGATGGCGCTGCATTGGGCGGACGACCCCGTGGGCCAGCTGATCCAGTGCCGGCGCGCCCTGCAGCCCGACGGGTTGATGATGGTCGCGACGCTGGGCGGGGAGACCCTGACCGAGCTGCGCGCCGCGCTGGCCGAGGCCGAGGCGCAGGTCACCGGGGGTCTCAGCCCGCGGGTCGGGCCGATGGGCGAGGTGCGGGACCTGGGCGCGCTGCTGCAGCGCGCCGGGCTGGCGCTGCCCGTGGCCGACGTGACCACGCAAGCCGTGCGCTACCGCGACCTGCCGCATCTGGCCCGCGACCTGCGGGCCATGGGCGAGAGCAACGCGCTGGCGCAGCGCCACCGATCGACGCCGCCGCGCGATCTTTTCAGCGTGGCCAACCAAATCTATAAGGACGCCTTCCCCGATGGGGACGGCATCCGCGCGACGTTCCAGACGGTCTACCTGACCGGATGGGCCCCGTCGGAAGACCAGCCGAAGCCGCTGCGCCCGGGATCGGCGCAAGCCCGGCTGGCGGATGCGCTGGGCGTGAAGGAACTGGGGAGCGAAGACCGATGA
- the hemH gene encoding ferrochelatase, which yields MNMMTATALPHAPADHPKVRMGKIGVLLANLGTPDGYGYWAMRRYLNEFLSDRRVIDYSPWLWQPLLQGIILSKRPFSSGAAYKSIWNEAQGESPLATITKAQTAKMAERMQEAFGDRVVVDYCMRYGNPSTKSKVEQMQAAGCTKIVFFPLYPQYAGATTATANDQFFRVLMGLKWQPPVRTVPAYSDDPRYIDALARSVERAYADAETEPDILVCSYHGVPKRYLMEGDPYHCQCQKTTRLLRERLGWEKDKIVTTFQSKFGPEEWLKPYTVEEVARLAEEDGKKNIAVIAPAFSADCIETLEEINEEIKESFEEAGGETFTYIPCLNDDDAHMDALAAIVKENLSGWI from the coding sequence ATGAACATGATGACCGCCACCGCGCTGCCGCACGCCCCCGCCGACCATCCGAAGGTCCGCATGGGCAAGATCGGCGTCCTGCTCGCCAATCTCGGCACGCCGGACGGCTACGGCTACTGGGCGATGCGCCGCTACCTGAACGAATTCCTCAGCGACCGTCGGGTGATCGACTACTCGCCCTGGCTCTGGCAGCCGCTTCTGCAGGGGATCATCCTGTCGAAGCGCCCGTTCTCCTCGGGCGCGGCCTACAAGTCGATCTGGAACGAGGCGCAGGGCGAAAGCCCGCTGGCCACGATCACCAAGGCCCAGACCGCCAAGATGGCCGAACGGATGCAGGAGGCCTTCGGCGACCGCGTCGTGGTCGATTACTGCATGCGCTACGGCAATCCCTCGACCAAGTCGAAGGTCGAGCAGATGCAGGCCGCGGGCTGCACCAAGATCGTGTTCTTCCCGCTCTATCCGCAATATGCCGGGGCGACGACGGCTACCGCGAACGACCAGTTCTTCCGCGTGCTGATGGGCCTGAAATGGCAGCCGCCCGTGCGCACGGTCCCGGCCTATTCCGACGATCCCCGCTATATCGACGCGCTGGCCCGGTCGGTCGAGCGCGCCTATGCCGACGCGGAGACGGAGCCGGACATCCTCGTCTGCTCCTATCACGGCGTGCCGAAGCGCTACCTGATGGAGGGCGATCCCTACCATTGCCAGTGCCAGAAGACGACGCGCCTGCTGCGCGAGCGCCTGGGCTGGGAGAAGGACAAGATCGTCACCACCTTCCAGTCCAAGTTCGGCCCGGAGGAATGGCTGAAGCCCTACACGGTCGAGGAAGTCGCGCGGCTGGCCGAGGAAGACGGCAAGAAGAACATCGCCGTGATCGCGCCCGCCTTTTCCGCGGATTGCATCGAGACGCTCGAGGAAATCAACGAGGAGATCAAGGAGAGCTTCGAGGAAGCGGGCGGCGAGACCTTCACCTACATCCCCTGCCTCAACGATGACGATGCGCATATGGATGCGCTGGCCGCGATCGTGAAGGAAAACCTGTCCGGCTGGATCTGA